The proteins below are encoded in one region of Serratia symbiotica:
- a CDS encoding L-threonylcarbamoyladenylate synthase: MSQLFYIHPDNPQPRLINQTVDVLRKGGVIVYPTDSGYALGCMLEDKTAMARICHIRQLGSNHNFTLMCRDLSELSSYAYVDNIAYRLIKNNTPGNYTFILKATKEVPRRLMNDKRKTIGLRVPSNPIALALLAALNEPMMSTTLMLPGNDFAESDPQEISDHLGKQVDLVIHGGFLGQQPTTVVDLTESTPEVVREGAGDPTLFR, from the coding sequence ATGAGTCAGCTTTTTTATATTCACCCGGATAACCCTCAACCGCGTCTGATCAATCAGACGGTGGATGTGCTGCGCAAAGGTGGCGTAATCGTTTATCCGACCGATTCCGGCTACGCACTGGGCTGCATGCTGGAAGATAAGACGGCGATGGCACGCATCTGCCACATTCGTCAGTTGGGCAGCAACCACAACTTTACCCTGATGTGCCGTGACTTATCCGAGCTGTCGTCCTATGCCTATGTCGACAACATCGCGTATCGCCTGATCAAAAACAATACGCCGGGCAACTACACCTTCATTCTTAAAGCGACCAAAGAAGTACCGCGCCGCCTGATGAACGATAAGCGCAAAACCATTGGTCTGCGCGTGCCCTCCAATCCGATTGCGTTGGCACTGCTGGCAGCGCTGAATGAACCCATGATGTCTACCACGCTGATGCTGCCAGGCAACGATTTTGCTGAGTCCGATCCGCAAGAGATCAGCGATCATCTGGGTAAACAGGTGGATCTAGTGATTCACGGCGGCTTCCTAGGCCAACAGCCAACCACAGTGGTTGACCTGACTGAATCGACGCCTGAAGTGGTGCGAGAAGGGGCCGGCGATCCTACGCTTTTTCGCTGA
- a CDS encoding glutamine amidotransferase-related protein, with translation MADILLLDNIDSFTYNLVDQLRANGHQVVIYRNHIAAELIIQRLQQMEHPVLMLSPGPGTPADAGCMPELLQRLRGQLPIIGICLGHQAIVEAYGGHIGQADEILHGKASAISHDNEGMFAGITNPLSVARYHSLVGSNIPAELTVNARFGEMVMAVRNDRHRVCGFQFHPESILTIQGARLLQQTLAWALAK, from the coding sequence ATGGCCGATATCTTACTGCTCGATAACATTGATTCCTTTACTTACAACCTGGTCGATCAATTGCGCGCCAACGGCCATCAGGTGGTGATTTATCGCAATCATATTGCCGCTGAGTTGATTATCCAGCGCTTGCAGCAGATGGAACACCCCGTGCTGATGCTATCGCCAGGGCCAGGCACGCCTGCCGATGCTGGCTGCATGCCAGAATTGCTGCAACGCCTGCGCGGCCAACTACCAATTATCGGCATCTGCCTCGGCCACCAGGCTATTGTGGAAGCCTACGGTGGCCATATTGGGCAGGCGGACGAGATCTTACATGGCAAAGCGTCGGCGATTAGCCACGATAATGAGGGCATGTTCGCTGGCATAACCAACCCATTGTCGGTAGCGCGTTATCACTCGCTAGTCGGCAGCAATATCCCGGCCGAACTCACCGTCAACGCGCGTTTTGGCGAAATGGTGATGGCGGTGCGCAATGATCGACATCGCGTATGTGGTTTCCAATTTCACCCGGAATCGATCCTGACGATTCAGGGCGCACGCCTGCTTCAGCAGACCTTGGCTTGGGCGCTGGCGAAGTAA
- the rnm gene encoding RNase RNM, whose translation MTDSNPQPSAFTLYDLHSHTTASDGYLTPAQLVQRAVEMRVSVLAITDHDTTAGLAAAAACIAELALPLQLVNGVEISTLWQNHEIHIVGLGIDTASTAMVQLLAEQSVRRTLRAQEIGLRLAKARIQDGYAGAQRLAAGGAVTRGHFARYLVQIGVADNMAQVFKKYLAKGKTGYVAPQWCSIEQAIDVIHQSGGQAVMAHPGRYDLTAKWLKRLLAHFTEHGGDAMEVAQCQQAPYERSQLAKYAQEYRLLASQGSDFHQPCAWVELGRKLWLPGGVEPVWRDWSNSMI comes from the coding sequence TTGACAGACAGCAACCCTCAGCCCTCTGCTTTTACCCTATATGATCTTCACAGCCACACTACCGCCTCTGATGGCTACCTAACACCGGCACAATTGGTGCAGCGGGCGGTGGAGATGCGCGTCAGCGTATTGGCGATAACCGATCATGACACCACCGCTGGGTTGGCTGCCGCTGCTGCATGTATCGCCGAACTGGCGTTACCGCTGCAATTGGTTAATGGGGTAGAAATCTCGACACTGTGGCAAAACCACGAGATCCATATTGTCGGATTGGGTATCGATACCGCGTCAACGGCCATGGTGCAATTGTTGGCTGAACAGAGCGTGCGGCGCACCCTACGGGCGCAGGAAATCGGCCTACGGCTAGCGAAAGCACGCATTCAAGATGGTTATGCCGGCGCACAACGGCTGGCTGCTGGTGGGGCGGTAACCAGGGGACATTTTGCTCGTTATTTGGTGCAAATCGGCGTGGCTGACAATATGGCGCAGGTATTCAAGAAATACCTCGCTAAGGGCAAAACCGGCTATGTTGCGCCACAGTGGTGTAGCATAGAACAAGCCATTGATGTGATTCATCAATCCGGCGGGCAGGCAGTGATGGCGCACCCAGGCCGCTATGATCTGACGGCGAAGTGGCTAAAACGCTTGTTGGCGCATTTCACCGAGCACGGTGGTGATGCGATGGAAGTCGCGCAATGTCAGCAAGCACCGTATGAGCGTTCGCAACTGGCGAAATATGCCCAGGAATATCGATTATTGGCATCGCAAGGCTCTGATTTTCATCAGCCCTGTGCGTGGGTTGAGCTGGGCCGTAAGTTATGGCTGCCAGGTGGTGTCGAACCAGTATGGCGCGACTGGTCAAACAGTATGATTTAA
- a CDS encoding anthranilate synthase component 1, with protein MINQKPQLKLLKVQASYRDDPTTVFHQLCGARPATLLLESAEITSKQNLQSLLVIDSALRITAQGRTVTVQTLTANGAALLPLLDEALPSEVHIQVCPNGRALTFPQIDTVQDEDARLRSLSVFDALRTLLTLVDSPADEREAVMLGGLFAYDLVAGFEDLPELRQDQRCPDFCFYLVETLLVMDHQHTSAHLQASVFTADHAEAQRLQQRLEQLQAQLTHAAQPIPHQRLESIRLGCSQTDEEYCALVSGLQEAIRQGEIFQVVPSRRFSLPCPAPLAAYKTLKDNNPSPYMFFMQDDEFTLFGASPESALKYSASTRQLEIYPIAGTRPRGYRADGSLDLDLDSRIELEMRTDDKELAEHLMLVDLARNDLARICQVGSRYVADLTKVDRYSFVMHLVSRVVGTLRSDLDALHAYQACMNMGTLSGAPKVRAMQLIAASEGSRRGSYGGAVGYFTATGDLDTCIVIRSAYVEDGIATVQAGAGVVLASVPQAEADETRNKARAVLRAIASAHHAREVF; from the coding sequence ATGATAAACCAGAAACCACAGCTCAAACTACTGAAGGTGCAAGCCAGCTACCGGGACGATCCCACCACTGTTTTTCACCAGTTGTGTGGCGCACGTCCGGCCACCCTGCTGCTAGAATCGGCTGAAATCACCAGCAAACAGAACCTGCAAAGCCTGCTAGTAATCGATAGCGCCCTACGTATCACTGCGCAGGGCCGTACCGTGACCGTGCAAACGCTGACGGCCAACGGTGCAGCCTTGCTGCCGCTGCTGGATGAAGCACTGCCAAGTGAGGTGCATATTCAGGTTTGCCCCAACGGCCGCGCATTGACCTTCCCGCAGATCGATACGGTGCAGGATGAAGATGCCCGCCTGCGTTCGTTGTCGGTATTTGATGCACTGCGCACCCTGCTGACACTGGTCGACTCCCCGGCAGATGAGCGAGAAGCCGTGATGTTGGGTGGTCTGTTCGCCTACGATCTGGTTGCCGGTTTCGAAGATTTACCAGAGCTGCGCCAGGATCAACGCTGCCCGGATTTTTGCTTTTACCTGGTGGAAACGTTGCTGGTGATGGATCACCAGCACACTTCCGCCCACTTACAAGCCAGCGTGTTCACCGCAGACCATGCAGAAGCACAACGTTTGCAACAACGCCTGGAACAGTTGCAGGCTCAATTGACGCACGCGGCGCAGCCGATCCCGCACCAGAGGCTAGAGAGCATACGACTGGGCTGCAGCCAAACCGATGAAGAATACTGCGCGCTAGTCAGCGGGTTGCAGGAAGCAATTCGCCAAGGCGAAATCTTCCAGGTGGTGCCATCGCGCCGTTTCTCTCTGCCCTGCCCGGCACCGCTGGCGGCTTATAAGACGCTGAAGGATAACAATCCCAGCCCGTACATGTTTTTTATGCAGGATGATGAATTCACTCTGTTCGGCGCTTCACCGGAAAGCGCGCTGAAATACAGTGCCAGTACCCGTCAGCTTGAGATCTACCCGATCGCTGGCACCCGCCCACGCGGATACCGGGCCGACGGCTCGCTAGATTTGGATCTCGATAGCCGCATTGAGTTGGAAATGCGCACCGATGATAAGGAACTGGCCGAACACTTGATGCTGGTCGATCTGGCGCGCAATGATCTGGCTCGCATCTGCCAAGTGGGTAGCCGCTATGTGGCAGACCTGACCAAGGTTGATCGCTACTCGTTCGTTATGCATCTGGTATCGCGCGTTGTCGGCACACTGCGCAGCGATCTAGACGCGCTACATGCTTATCAAGCCTGCATGAACATGGGCACCTTGAGTGGCGCGCCGAAAGTGCGCGCGATGCAACTGATCGCCGCATCCGAAGGTTCACGCCGTGGCAGCTACGGCGGCGCGGTAGGCTATTTCACCGCCACCGGCGATCTGGATACCTGTATTGTCATTCGCTCCGCCTACGTTGAAGACGGCATTGCCACGGTGCAAGCGGGGGCCGGTGTAGTACTGGCTTCTGTTCCTCAGGCAGAAGCCGATGAGACCCGTAACAAGGCCCGTGCGGTGTTACGCGCCATCGCCAGTGCGCATCACGCCAGAGAGGTGTTCTAA